Proteins encoded within one genomic window of Pseudomonadota bacterium:
- the fabG gene encoding 3-oxoacyl-ACP reductase FabG yields the protein MTSDMQVALVTGASRGIGQAITLSLGRRGAYVIGTATSEEGLENIYKALNNNKLTGKALLLDVGKPESIQAMMAELAKSECVPTILVNNAAISRDNLLLRMKDEEWYATLDVNLTSVYRLSKACLRGMMKARDGRIINITSVVGVTGNPGQCNYAAAKAGIIGFTKALAREVASRGITVNAVAPGFIDTDMTRALSAEQRARLLCSIPLQRLGNVTEVAAAVEFLASPEAGYITGQTLHINGGMYMV from the coding sequence ATGACTTCGGACATGCAGGTTGCGCTTGTCACGGGCGCAAGTCGTGGGATCGGTCAGGCCATCACCCTGAGTCTCGGCCGCCGTGGGGCCTATGTCATCGGGACCGCAACCTCTGAGGAGGGATTAGAAAATATCTATAAGGCATTGAACAATAATAAGCTAACAGGAAAAGCGCTGCTATTGGACGTGGGAAAACCCGAAAGCATTCAGGCGATGATGGCCGAGCTAGCGAAGAGTGAATGTGTACCGACCATACTGGTGAATAATGCCGCGATTTCGCGTGACAATTTACTCCTGCGCATGAAGGATGAAGAATGGTACGCGACGCTCGATGTCAACTTGACCTCCGTATATCGGCTCTCGAAAGCATGTTTGCGCGGGATGATGAAGGCGCGGGATGGCCGGATCATCAACATCACCTCGGTCGTGGGGGTCACCGGCAATCCGGGCCAATGCAACTACGCGGCGGCCAAGGCGGGAATCATCGGATTTACCAAGGCGCTGGCGCGCGAAGTGGCATCGCGGGGGATCACCGTAAATGCCGTGGCGCCGGGTTTTATCGACACCGATATGACCCGGGCCTTGTCTGCGGAACAGCGAGCGCGCCTGCTGTGCAGCATTCCGCTCCAGCGTTTAGGAAACGTGACGGAGGTAGCCGCCGCGGTGGAATTTCTCGCCTCACCGGAGGCGGGTTATATTACCGGACAAACACTGCATATCAACGGTGGAATGTACATGGTATAA
- the acpP gene encoding acyl carrier protein translates to MSNIQERVKQIVVEQLGVKEEEVTNEASFVDDLGADSLDTVELVMALEEEFKTEIPDEEAEKITTVQQAIDYVTRHVA, encoded by the coding sequence ATGAGTAATATACAAGAGCGCGTCAAGCAGATCGTTGTCGAACAACTCGGTGTCAAAGAGGAAGAAGTCACCAACGAAGCATCGTTCGTCGACGATCTGGGAGCGGACTCACTTGACACGGTAGAACTGGTGATGGCGCTGGAAGAAGAATTCAAGACCGAGATCCCGGACGAGGAGGCGGAAAAAATTACTACTGTACAGCAAGCCATTGATTACGTGACTCGGCATGTAGCTTGA
- the fabF gene encoding beta-ketoacyl-ACP synthase II, with translation MTRRRIAVTGLGVICPVGNTVKAAWDNILAGKSGIRPLLHFDVSGFSTRFGGTINEFSVTDYISPKDVKKMDPFMHYGLAAGIQAFQDSGVEVREENADRIGVAIGAGIGGLWGIEQGRLMIEDGGPKKISPFYIPSNIINMIAGNLSIKFGLRGPNFAIVTACSTGTHCIGDAARIIERGDADVMVAGGAEMATTPTGLGGFCAARALSTRNDDPETASRPWDRDRDGFVLSDGAGVIVLEEYEHAKRRGARIYAEITGYGINADAYHMTAPSPGGQGAARCMQLALRDAAIDSNEIDYINAHGTSTPAGDKAETDAVKLVCKDHAYKLAVSSTKSMVGHMLGAAGGVEAIFSILALRDQVAPPTINLFTPDPECDLDYVPNEARPMRLTTVLSNSFGFGGTNGTLVFRKV, from the coding sequence GTGACTAGACGTCGAATCGCAGTAACTGGATTGGGTGTCATCTGTCCAGTGGGTAATACCGTCAAAGCCGCGTGGGATAACATTCTTGCGGGCAAGAGCGGTATCAGACCTCTTTTGCATTTCGACGTGTCTGGTTTTTCGACGAGATTTGGCGGGACCATCAACGAGTTCAGCGTGACGGACTACATTTCGCCCAAAGATGTGAAAAAGATGGACCCCTTCATGCACTACGGCCTCGCGGCGGGGATCCAAGCGTTTCAGGATAGCGGCGTCGAGGTACGGGAAGAAAACGCCGATCGCATTGGCGTCGCGATCGGCGCCGGCATCGGTGGCTTGTGGGGAATAGAGCAGGGCCGGCTGATGATCGAGGATGGTGGGCCGAAGAAGATTTCACCCTTTTACATCCCGAGCAACATCATCAATATGATCGCCGGTAACCTGTCGATTAAATTCGGGTTGCGAGGCCCGAACTTCGCGATTGTCACGGCATGCTCCACGGGCACGCATTGCATCGGCGATGCCGCCAGGATCATCGAACGCGGAGATGCCGATGTGATGGTGGCGGGAGGCGCGGAAATGGCGACGACGCCTACGGGACTCGGGGGATTCTGCGCAGCCCGGGCATTATCGACCCGCAACGACGATCCGGAAACCGCGAGCCGCCCCTGGGACCGCGACCGAGATGGTTTCGTACTGAGCGATGGGGCCGGCGTGATCGTGCTTGAAGAGTACGAACATGCAAAGAGGCGTGGGGCCCGAATTTATGCCGAGATCACCGGGTATGGCATCAATGCCGATGCTTATCACATGACGGCCCCTTCTCCCGGAGGGCAGGGTGCGGCGCGCTGCATGCAGCTCGCCCTAAGGGACGCCGCTATCGACTCGAACGAAATCGATTATATCAATGCCCACGGCACCTCCACGCCGGCTGGGGATAAGGCGGAAACGGACGCGGTCAAATTGGTGTGTAAAGATCACGCCTACAAACTCGCTGTCAGCTCCACGAAGTCGATGGTGGGGCACATGTTAGGCGCCGCGGGAGGGGTAGAGGCGATCTTCTCCATTCTGGCGCTTCGCGATCAAGTGGCACCGCCTACGATTAACCTGTTTACCCCCGATCCCGAGTGTGATCTCGACTACGTTCCCAATGAAGCGAGACCGATGAGATTAACGACTGTGCTTTCGAATTCGTTTGGATTCGGAGGCACCAACGGGACACTCGTTTTTCGTAAGGTGTGA